From Methanolacinia paynteri:
AAGAACAGCAAAGTCTGTGACATCCAGTGGGCAATCGGTCTTGAGCTTGCGCTCCTCGCAAAGGACCACATGAAGTGCCACCTTACAACAGACCACCCGAACGCCGGTCCGTTCACACGCTACCCGCGTGTAATTAAGTGGCTCATGTCCAAGCAGGCACGTGACGAGCTCCTGCACTCCTTCAAGTATGCAGACAAGGTCATCGATGCAACGATCATCGAATCGATGGACCGTGAACTTGATCTCTACGAGATTGCACAGATGACCCGTGCAGGTACGGCAAAGTGTCTCGGTATCTCCAACATGTATGGAGGACTCACACCCGGCATGAATGCAAACGTTGCAATCTACGATCTCAACCCCGAGGACATGCCTAAGGACCCGGAGATGATCGAGAGTGCATTCTCACGTGCAGCATACATGATCAAGGACGGTGTAGTTGTTGTTGAGAACGGAGACGTTATTGCAACGACCCCGAGGAAGACTATCTGGACCGATGCAAAGTATCCGCTTAACGAACTTGTCGAGCGCGATATCCGCGAGAAGTTCCTGAAGTATTACACTGTTGAGCTTGAGAACTACATGGTCTTTGACGATCACGTGTACAACACGGTTCCGCTCGAGGTTGAATCCCCGGCAGCGTGAGGTGAAAAAAATGAGTACAGTTACAATTACATCAAAAGGCGCTCATGAACTTTACCTTGAGGCATACAACGTAACCCCTGATGCATTTGCCGGAAAGACAGCTGCAGAGATTGCAGAGATCGAGTGCCACGAGGGTAACTACAAGGGAACCCTCGGGGAATACTTCGATATCGCAGGTTCAGCAGGTGCAACGGCAGAAGAGACCACGATCATCGTAAATGGCGACTGCAAAAAGATCAAGCGCATCGGCCAGAAGATGTCCGCGGGCAATGTCATCGTCGAGGGCGACTGCGATATGTACATCGGCGGCTGGATGCAGGGCGGAAAGCTCCTTGTCAAAGGCAACGTCGATTCGTTCTGCGGTATTGCAATGGCCGGCGGAGAGCTTACCGTCGAGGGCAGTGCACAGAACCATGTCGGCTCCGCATACCGCGGGGACTGGCGTGGAATGACCGGCGGTGTTCTCCGCGTAAAGGGCAGCGTCGGAAACGATATCGGAACGTTCATCAACGGCGGAACAATCATCATTGAGGGCGACGCATTCATCCATGTCTCTACACACGGAGAAGGCGGAACCATCATCGTGAAAGGAAACGTCGAAGGCCGTGTCGGCGGTCAGATGGTCAAGGGCGACGTATACGTATACGGCGACATCAAATACATGATGCCCGGATTCAAGTACGTCGACGAGGTCGAGGCTGAAGTCGACGGCGAGACTGCAAAATTCGCACACTATATCGGTGACCTGGGCGAGCGCCATCCCAAGAGGAAGGGCCAGATCGTCTACGGTAACATCTATAAAAAACTCTAAAACAATTTTTTTGTTTTCCCAGGTTTTGATGAAAGCCTGTGAATGATTTTGTTATTGTAATTATTATCGTATGGTTCTAATGAAAATTTTATTTTAAATCTGCCACCAAACGACGAATGCGCCGATTATAACCAGAACGAACCCCATTACGAGCCTGAGTTTATTCCTGTATTTCACTCTTGCAAAATCGACGAACTTCGGTGAAAGCCCGAGAGCGACTGCGAATGTAATCAGAAGCAGGGGCATCACAAAGAACAGATTGTACAGGATAAGGTACGGGACTCCTTCATAGAATGTCATCTCCGATGAAAGCAGGCTGATTATTGCGAGATAGATCCCACCGGTACACGGGAGTTCGAACATTCCGACAATAATCCCGAGGAAGAACGATGAGGGAAGTGTCGCTTTGGCAACGAACCGTCCGATGACTCCTTTTGAGGAGGCCGGGATCGATAAGGACGCCTCCGGGTTCTTTTGTAATGCGTCGGTAATATTGATCAGTCCGGCCGTTATCGCAACGATCCCGGCAAATATCGAGAAATAGAACGATAATCCTGAAAAACCGACAATGCTCATTATCCCGAGTCCGGCCAGGACATAGAAGATGAATACTGCTGATGTGTAGAGCAGTCCTGAAATAAGGAC
This genomic window contains:
- a CDS encoding formylmethanofuran dehydrogenase subunit C — translated: MSTVTITSKGAHELYLEAYNVTPDAFAGKTAAEIAEIECHEGNYKGTLGEYFDIAGSAGATAEETTIIVNGDCKKIKRIGQKMSAGNVIVEGDCDMYIGGWMQGGKLLVKGNVDSFCGIAMAGGELTVEGSAQNHVGSAYRGDWRGMTGGVLRVKGSVGNDIGTFINGGTIIIEGDAFIHVSTHGEGGTIIVKGNVEGRVGGQMVKGDVYVYGDIKYMMPGFKYVDEVEAEVDGETAKFAHYIGDLGERHPKRKGQIVYGNIYKKL